The Desulfitobacterium chlororespirans DSM 11544 genome contains the following window.
CGCGGATCCATCTACTAACGATAGCATCTTCAGAGGCCATCTTTCCTTACTCCTTGATGCCAAGATGTAAGCTTATCCGGTATTAGCCCTCGTTTCCAAGGGTTGTCCCGGTCTACTAGGTAGGTTATCCACGCGTTACTCACCCGTCCGCCACTAAGAACTCTTTAAGCAAGCTTATTGAGTTCTCCGTTCGACTTGCATGTGTTAGGCACGCCGCCAGCGTTCGTCCTGAGCCAGGATCAAACTCTCCATAAAATTTATGAAGAACATTTGATTGCTCAAATTTCTTACTCTCATTTGACGAGTCATTGGCTGTTCCTTGTTGTTTAGTTTTCAAAGACCATTTTTGTTTTTGCTACTCGCGGTAGCGGAACTTTATTCTAGCAGATTGATTTTCGTTTGTCAATCACTTTTTTCTAAAGTTTCTAACTGATACTTCAGAAGTATGTTCAGAATGTTTTCCGTTCCTGCGATGCTTTATTATACTATCACTTGATTGAGTTGGTGTCAACATTAATTTCGACAAAATATTTAAGTTGTTAATCGTCCCCGATGGACTCAATTACTATAGCGTCGCAGAGAGCAGATTCCTTCGGAATCAGTCTTTACTGTGCACTGCTAAAGATGCTCGTAGGTTGTCCAAAATTCCTTAATATGTTGACCTCAACACGGCGATTCTTAGCCCTGCCTTCTTCGGTCGTATTGGCAGCAATCGGTTGGAATTCCCCATAACCAATCGACCTAAACCTCGACTGATCAAGTCCATCAGACTGCAGTAAATACTTCATGAAGTTTAAAGAGCGTCGAGAACTCAAATCCCAATTGGTGGGAAACTCGGTTGTATTAATGGGAAGGTTATCCGTATGACCTGCTACTTCTACATTATAATCAGGATACTGCCTTAAAATATCCGATATAATATAGGCTAACTTTTGAGCCTCAGTCTTTACTAAAGCGGAGCCTGAGTCGAAGAGTGCATAATCTCGAATGCTGATCATCAGCATTTCTTCTGTGATCCGAGTCTCAAGCTGTGCACTCAAATTGTTTTCTTTAATATACTGATCGATTTTTGCCTTCATGTCACCCATATCACGATCTTCCCGAGCACGGGCAGCAGCTAATAGACTATCTGTCTCAGTGGTTACGGGATCGTTGTTTTTACCCATATTATCATCGGTAATATCAATATTCAGCTCACTTGTAGATTCAAAGACACTTGTTCCCCCAGTAAATGCACTGTTAAAGCCAGCCATAATACGCTCATATTTTTTTTGGTCGATTTGCCCGGCAGCAAATAGGATGATAAAGAGGGCCAGCAATAGGGTTAAAATATCTGAATAAGGCACCAACCAGGTTTCATCCATGTGGTCCTCATGGTGCTCTTTCTTATGCTTTTTCATTACCCATCTCCTCAGTTAATTCTCTTCGCTCTGCTGC
Protein-coding sequences here:
- a CDS encoding flagellar motor protein MotB, with the protein product MKKHKKEHHEDHMDETWLVPYSDILTLLLALFIILFAAGQIDQKKYERIMAGFNSAFTGGTSVFESTSELNIDITDDNMGKNNDPVTTETDSLLAAARAREDRDMGDMKAKIDQYIKENNLSAQLETRITEEMLMISIRDYALFDSGSALVKTEAQKLAYIISDILRQYPDYNVEVAGHTDNLPINTTEFPTNWDLSSRRSLNFMKYLLQSDGLDQSRFRSIGYGEFQPIAANTTEEGRAKNRRVEVNILRNFGQPTSIFSSAQ